The stretch of DNA GTAGTAACGGGAAAACGACTACAACCATGCTGACTTATCACATGCTTAAAAAAGCAGGGTTAAATGTGGGGTTAGCGGGTAATGTTGGCGAAAGTTTAGCAAAGCAAGTGGCAAATGATGACAAAGATGTTTACGTGTTGGAGTTGAGCAGTTTTCAGTTAGATGGTATGTACAAATTTAAAGTTGATATAGCCATTTTACTAAACATTACTCCCGACCACTTGGATAGATACGATTACAAGTTCGAAAATTATGCAGCTTCGAAATTTAGAATACTGCAAAATCAAGATGAAGCTTGTCATTTTATTTATTGTGAAGACGATGAGGTAATTACACAATACTTGAGAGAACACAAAATTAAAGCAGAACAACACCCATTTAGCATAAAGAAAAAAACCAGCAATGGAGCATATATAGAAAACGAAAAATTAATAATAAACACAAATAAATCAATCGAAATGACATTACAAAGTTTAGCACTACAAGGAAAGCACAACTTGTACAACTCTATGGCTTCAGGCATTGCAGGAAGAGTTTTAGAGCTTAAAAAAGAGATTATCAGAGAAAGTCTGTCTGATTTTCAAAACGTAGAACACCGTTTGGAGTTTGTAGCAAAAATTCATGGTATTGACTTTATTAACGATTCTAAAGCTACCAATGTAAACTCTACGTGGTATGCGTTAGAATCTTTCCAACATCCTGTTATTTGGATAGTTGGAGGGGTTGATAAAGGAAACGACTATGAGATGCTTAAAGAATTGGTTTCTGAAAAAGTGAAAGCTATTGTTTGTTTAGGAAAAGACAATACAAAAATTCACGAAGCTTTTGGCGATATTATTGAAGATATTGTAGACGCTGAATCAGCAGAAGAAGCAGTAAGAGCATCTTACAGATTAGGTAGAAGCGGTGATACTGTTTTGCTTTCACCAGCTTGTGCTAGTTTCGATTTGTTTGAGAATTACGAAGATAGAGGTCAACAGTTTAAGTCTGCAGTAAAAAGATTATAATTTATAATTATGGAAAAATTGATTGATACTCCAGGACAATCGTTTTATACAACAGCAATAGAAACGGTTGCGAATACCATTAAAGAAAAGAGTAATTGTGCAGTTATTCTTACTAGCGAGGATTTACCTACTTTTTTTGAGTACGGACTTCAATTGGTAGGAGGTATTATCAATCAAATAATTGTTATTGGTCAAAATGCAAATAACCTTTACGAAAAGGTTAAAGACAAATCAAATGTGTTTATTATTTCTGCCTCGTGCATAAAAGATGCTACAAAAATTGCGTTGAATAGTGCGAGTATTTCTAAAAATGTAATTTACGTTACAAGTAATTCATCAAAACAAAGTATTTCAGATTTATTGAATTTAATAGAAGAGTAATATAAGTGATTAGTTATACCGAAAAATACCTTAAAGGCGATAAAGGAATATGGGTAGTAGTTTTGTTACTATCCATTTTGTCGTTATTGGCTGTGTATAGCTCTATAGTAACCCTTGCTTACAAATACAAAGATGGTGATACGTTCTATTACTTATTTAAACATGCCATCATACTTGTAATAGGAATAGGGTTGATGATATTGGCTCACAATCTAAAATTCAAGTATTATTCGCGATTATCACAATTGGCACTTTTTTTATCCGTTCCCTTGCTTTTATTAACCCTTTTTACAGGAGCTAATATTAACGATGCTAGCAGGTGGTTGGTTATTCCAGTTATTAATCAAACCTTTCAAACTTCCGATTTAGCTAAGCTTGCGTTGATTATGTATTTAGCACGTTTGTTGTCTAAACGTCAAGATCAAATTAAAGATTTTAAAGAAGCCTTTGTTCCTATTATGATTCCTGTAATGATAGTTTGTGGTTTGATATTACCTGCTAACTTTTCGACTGCGGCAATGTTGTTTGTTACTTCATTAATCATCATGTTTATAGGGCGAATAAACATCAAGTATATATTGTCTCTGATAGGAATTGGTGTTGGTACTATGATGATTTTATTGTTGATAGGTAAATCTAACCCCGATTTATTACCAAGGATGGGAACTTGGGCAAAACGTATAGAAACGTTCCAAGGAGGAGGAAACAAAGATGCCAATTATCAGGCTGAACAAGCAAAAATTGCTATTGCAACAGGTGGTCCATTTGGTAAAGGGCCTGGAGGGAGTACTCAACGAAATTTTTTACCTCACCCATATTCCGATTTTATTTATGCCATTATTTTAGAGGAATACGGTTTAATTGGTGGTATAGTGGTGATTTTTTTATACCTCATATTATTTTTTAGGGGAATTCGAATTGCCTCTAAAACCGAAAACACCTTTGGGTCACTGCTTGCTCTCGGACTCTCGTTTAGCTTGGTATTCCAAGCATTAATAAACATGGCAGTAGCGGTAAATTTATTTCCAGTTACTGGGCAGCCGTTACCTTTAGTAAGTATGGGAGGAACATCTATTTGGTTCACTTGTTTAGCTATTGGTATTATATTAAGTGTGAGTAGAGAATCGGAAAGAGAAAAAACTGAAAAAGAAACAAATACGAAAGTAAATGTCGCAGTATAAAGTTATCATAAGTGGAGGAGGAACAGGAGGGCACATCTTTCCCGCAATAGCTATTGCTAATGCAATAAAGTTAAAACACCCAACTGCCGAAATTTTATTTGTTGGTGCTGAAGGTAAAATGGAAATGGAAAAGGTGCCTGTTGCGGGGTATAAAATTGTTGGGTTACCCATAATGGGAATTCAACGTAAGTTAACTTTACAAAACCTTAAAGTACCTTTTAAATTGTTGTTTAGTCTGCTCAAGGCTAAAAAAGTAATTAAGGAATTTAAGCCTAATGTAGTAGTGGGAGTTGGTGGCTATGCAAGTGGACCTTTGTTGAAAATAGCAACAAGTATGGGCGTGCCTGCTTTGTTACAAGAACAAAATTCTTATCCAGGAATTACTAATAAAATACTAGCTAAAAAGGTTCAAAAAATTTGCGTGGCTTATCAGGGAATGGAGCAATTTTTCCCAAAGGAAAAAATCATATTTACCGGTAATCCTGTCCGACAAGATATTGTAGATTTAAGTGGAAAAAGAGAAAAAGGCTTGCAACAGTTTGGTCTTTCGGCTGATAAAAAAATAGTTTTAGTTATAGGTGGAAGTTTAGGTGCAAGAGTGATTAATGAAAGTATAGATGCTGGATTAGAAGTTCTTGCAAAAAACAACATTCAATTGTTATGGCAAACGGGTAAAGCTTACGCTGATAAGGCTGCTGATTCAGTAAAAATGTATTCAGATAAAGGAATTGTTACCATGCCATTTATTTCTACTATGGATTTGGCTTATGCTGTTGCTGATGTAGTTGTTTCAAGAGCTGGAGCATTATCGGTTTCAGAGCTTTGTTTAACCAAAAAACCTTCAATATTAGTTCCTTCGCCAAATGTTTCTGAAGACCATCAAACTAAAAATGCAATGGCTTTAGTTAATAACAAAGCAGCAGTTTTGGTAAAGGATCTTGATGCTAAAAACGATTTAATTACGGCATTATTGAATCTGGTAAATGATACTTCGCTTCAGCAAGAATTAAAACTAAACATTACAAAACTATCAAAACCAGATGCAGCTAATCAAATTGCTGATGAGGTTATAAAATTGGCTAAAGAGTTTAAATAAAATGGATTTAACGAGAGTGAAACAGGTGTATTTTTTAGGTGTTGGAGGCATCGGAATGAGTGCTTTGGCTCGTTATTTTAAATCTTTTGGGTGTGTAGTTTCGGGTTATGATAAAACAAAAACCACGTTAACTGAGCAGTTAGAACGAGAAGGAATAAATATACATTACGATGAGAATTTAGATAAAATTCCTTCAGAAATTAAATCAAACCAACAAGATTCCATCGTTATTTATACTCCAGCTATTCCAAAAAACAATGCCGAGTATTTATTTTTTATAGAGCAAAATATTCGATTGTATAAAAGAGCCGAAGTTTTAGGCTTGATAACAAAAAATTATCTCACCATTGCTGTAGCTGGTACGCATGGGAAAACCACTACATCATCAATTATTGCTCATGTATTAAATGAGTGTGGAGTTGATACCATTGCATTTTTAGGAGGAATAAGCCTGAATTTTAATTCGAACTTATTACTAAATATAAAAGCTAAAACGGTTGTTGTTGAAGCTGATGAATTTGATCGTTCCTTTTTAACGCTTTCGCCAAATATTGCTGTAGTTACATCTATAGATGCTGACCATTTAGATATTTATGGAGATAAAAACGAAATGCACAAATCGTATCAAGATTTTGTAAACAAGATTGATAAGACAGGAGTGTTAATTACAAAGCCAGAAAATACAGCTGCTCTAAAATTTGAAAATACAATTACCTATCACGTAAAAAACGAAGCAAATTATTTTCCTATTAAAATTAAAATTGAAGAAGGAACTTATGTGTTAAGTATTGATGATGTAATTATTCGATTAGGTTTTCCTGGAATACATAATGTTGAAAATGCCATTGCTGCTTATGTTGTTGCAAAACAATTAAAACTAGATAAAACTAAAGTGGTAAAAGCTTTAGAAGGTTATCGAGGCGTTAAACGACGATTTGAATATCATGTAAAGTCACCAAAGTTGGTTTACATTGACGATTATGCTCATCACCCTGAGGAATTAAATGTATGTATTTCTTCTGTCAAAGAATTGTATCCAAACAAAAAAATTACAGGTGTTTTTCAGCCGCATTTATTTTCTAGAACTAGAGATTTTTTAGATGAATTTGCTACTTCATTATCGCTTTTAGATAATTTGATTTTGTTAGATATT from Flavobacteriales bacterium encodes:
- the murD gene encoding UDP-N-acetylmuramoyl-L-alanine--D-glutamate ligase, translated to MSDGNTSPSGRSGGALVAILGAGESGVGAAILALKKGFEVFVSDKGIIKEKYKNVLTNIGVEWEEGKHTEAKILNATTVVKSPGIPDKVPFILKIKEQGIEVISEIEFAGRYTAAKFIGITGSNGKTTTTMLTYHMLKKAGLNVGLAGNVGESLAKQVANDDKDVYVLELSSFQLDGMYKFKVDIAILLNITPDHLDRYDYKFENYAASKFRILQNQDEACHFIYCEDDEVITQYLREHKIKAEQHPFSIKKKTSNGAYIENEKLIINTNKSIEMTLQSLALQGKHNLYNSMASGIAGRVLELKKEIIRESLSDFQNVEHRLEFVAKIHGIDFINDSKATNVNSTWYALESFQHPVIWIVGGVDKGNDYEMLKELVSEKVKAIVCLGKDNTKIHEAFGDIIEDIVDAESAEEAVRASYRLGRSGDTVLLSPACASFDLFENYEDRGQQFKSAVKRL
- a CDS encoding FtsW/RodA/SpoVE family cell cycle protein, giving the protein MSYTEKYLKGDKGIWVVVLLLSILSLLAVYSSIVTLAYKYKDGDTFYYLFKHAIILVIGIGLMILAHNLKFKYYSRLSQLALFLSVPLLLLTLFTGANINDASRWLVIPVINQTFQTSDLAKLALIMYLARLLSKRQDQIKDFKEAFVPIMIPVMIVCGLILPANFSTAAMLFVTSLIIMFIGRINIKYILSLIGIGVGTMMILLLIGKSNPDLLPRMGTWAKRIETFQGGGNKDANYQAEQAKIAIATGGPFGKGPGGSTQRNFLPHPYSDFIYAIILEEYGLIGGIVVIFLYLILFFRGIRIASKTENTFGSLLALGLSFSLVFQALINMAVAVNLFPVTGQPLPLVSMGGTSIWFTCLAIGIILSVSRESEREKTEKETNTKVNVAV
- the murG gene encoding undecaprenyldiphospho-muramoylpentapeptide beta-N-acetylglucosaminyltransferase, with amino-acid sequence MSQYKVIISGGGTGGHIFPAIAIANAIKLKHPTAEILFVGAEGKMEMEKVPVAGYKIVGLPIMGIQRKLTLQNLKVPFKLLFSLLKAKKVIKEFKPNVVVGVGGYASGPLLKIATSMGVPALLQEQNSYPGITNKILAKKVQKICVAYQGMEQFFPKEKIIFTGNPVRQDIVDLSGKREKGLQQFGLSADKKIVLVIGGSLGARVINESIDAGLEVLAKNNIQLLWQTGKAYADKAADSVKMYSDKGIVTMPFISTMDLAYAVADVVVSRAGALSVSELCLTKKPSILVPSPNVSEDHQTKNAMALVNNKAAVLVKDLDAKNDLITALLNLVNDTSLQQELKLNITKLSKPDAANQIADEVIKLAKEFK
- a CDS encoding UDP-N-acetylmuramate--L-alanine ligase codes for the protein MDLTRVKQVYFLGVGGIGMSALARYFKSFGCVVSGYDKTKTTLTEQLEREGINIHYDENLDKIPSEIKSNQQDSIVIYTPAIPKNNAEYLFFIEQNIRLYKRAEVLGLITKNYLTIAVAGTHGKTTTSSIIAHVLNECGVDTIAFLGGISLNFNSNLLLNIKAKTVVVEADEFDRSFLTLSPNIAVVTSIDADHLDIYGDKNEMHKSYQDFVNKIDKTGVLITKPENTAALKFENTITYHVKNEANYFPIKIKIEEGTYVLSIDDVIIRLGFPGIHNVENAIAAYVVAKQLKLDKTKVVKALEGYRGVKRRFEYHVKSPKLVYIDDYAHHPEELNVCISSVKELYPNKKITGVFQPHLFSRTRDFLDEFATSLSLLDNLILLDIYPARELPIPGVTSQILLEKVRCENKKLVQKEELLSYVAENDFEVFLTLGAGDIDVFVEPIANCFKEKLNG